Proteins encoded by one window of Streptomyces sp. NBC_01477:
- a CDS encoding MATE family efflux transporter — MVALALPAFGALVAEPLFVMVDSAVVGHLGTAQLAGLGVAAALLTTAVNIFVFLAYATTAAVSRRVGAGDLPAALRQGVDGIWLALLLGGVVIAAVLPTAPALADLFGASGTAAPYATTYLRISSLGIPAMLVVLAATGVLRGLQDTRTPLVVAVGGFTANAGLNAALVYGAGLGIAGSAWGTVIAQNGMAAVYLWVVVRGIRRQTGAGAGKRRGDGGWWAALRPDAAGIRACARAGLPLLVRTISLRAVLLIATAVAARLGDTEIAAHQITLTVWSLLAFALDAIAIAGQAIIGRCLGAEDPAGARAACRRMIEWGVACGVVLGLLVVLARPLIGPLFSSDPAVQDALTSALLVVAVSQPVCGVVFVLDGVLMGAGDGPYLAWSMLVTLAVFAPVAFAVPALGAGLTALWWAMALMMLTRLAALGLRARSGRWIVTGAAR, encoded by the coding sequence ATCGTCGCCCTCGCGCTGCCCGCGTTCGGCGCGCTCGTCGCGGAGCCGCTCTTCGTGATGGTGGACAGCGCGGTCGTCGGCCACCTCGGCACCGCACAGCTCGCCGGGCTCGGTGTGGCCGCCGCACTGCTCACCACCGCGGTCAACATCTTCGTCTTCCTCGCCTACGCCACCACCGCCGCGGTGTCCCGCCGGGTCGGCGCGGGCGACCTGCCCGCCGCGCTGCGGCAGGGTGTGGACGGCATCTGGCTGGCACTGCTGCTCGGCGGCGTGGTGATCGCCGCCGTACTGCCCACCGCCCCCGCCCTCGCCGACCTCTTCGGCGCCTCCGGAACCGCGGCCCCCTACGCCACCACCTATCTGCGGATCAGTTCGCTCGGCATCCCCGCGATGCTGGTGGTGCTGGCCGCCACCGGTGTGCTGCGCGGCCTGCAGGACACCCGCACCCCGCTCGTGGTCGCGGTCGGCGGCTTCACCGCCAACGCGGGCCTGAACGCCGCCCTCGTCTACGGCGCCGGCCTCGGCATCGCAGGCTCCGCCTGGGGCACCGTGATCGCGCAGAACGGCATGGCCGCGGTCTATCTGTGGGTGGTGGTCCGCGGCATCCGCCGGCAGACCGGGGCCGGGGCCGGGAAAAGGCGCGGGGACGGCGGCTGGTGGGCGGCGCTGCGCCCGGACGCCGCCGGGATACGCGCCTGCGCCCGCGCGGGCCTGCCACTGCTGGTCCGTACGATCAGCCTGCGGGCCGTCCTGCTGATCGCCACCGCAGTCGCCGCCCGGCTCGGGGACACCGAGATCGCCGCGCACCAGATCACCCTGACCGTCTGGTCGCTGCTCGCCTTCGCCCTGGACGCCATCGCCATCGCCGGCCAGGCCATCATCGGCCGCTGTCTGGGCGCCGAGGACCCGGCGGGCGCCCGTGCCGCCTGCCGCCGGATGATCGAGTGGGGAGTGGCCTGCGGTGTCGTCCTGGGGCTGCTGGTGGTGCTGGCCCGGCCGCTGATCGGGCCGCTGTTCAGTTCCGACCCGGCCGTCCAGGACGCGCTGACCTCCGCCCTGCTGGTGGTGGCGGTCTCGCAACCGGTGTGCGGGGTGGTCTTCGTGCTCGACGGGGTGCTGATGGGCGCCGGGGACGGACCGTATCTCGCCTGGTCGATGCTGGTCACCCTGGCGGTCTTCGCCCCCGTCGCCTTCGCCGTACCGGCGCTGGGAGCGGGCCTGACCGCCCTGTGGTGGGCCATGGCGCTGATGATGCTCACCCGGCTCGCCGCCCTGGGCCTGCGCGCCCGCTCCGGCCGCTGGATCGTCACCGGCGCCGCCCGCTGA
- the rpsR gene encoding 30S ribosomal protein S18, with protein sequence MAKPPPRKPKKKVCAFCKDKTVYVDYKDTNMLRKFISDRGKIRARRVTGNCTQHQRDVATAVKNSREMALLPYTSTAR encoded by the coding sequence ATGGCGAAGCCGCCCCCGCGCAAGCCGAAGAAGAAGGTCTGCGCGTTCTGCAAGGACAAGACCGTGTACGTGGACTACAAGGACACGAACATGCTGCGGAAGTTCATTTCCGACCGCGGCAAGATCCGTGCCCGTCGCGTCACCGGCAACTGCACGCAGCACCAGCGTGACGTCGCCACGGCCGTCAAGAACAGCCGTGAGATGGCGCTGCTGCCGTACACGTCGACCGCTCGATAA
- a CDS encoding RNA polymerase sigma factor, protein MRDPVGFAVFYQQQFDTVLGFVTRRTDSPHVAADLTADIFLTALEQAHTYDARRGTPGAWLHGISRNVLAAHFRGSARERRATARIAGRRLLDDQDVSAIEGRIDAARDARQLAARHAALSEPLRAVLDLVALDGLTTREAAQALGISAATARVRLHRARKALQRVDTRTTASLYAVSEARS, encoded by the coding sequence GTGCGTGATCCGGTCGGGTTCGCCGTGTTCTATCAGCAGCAGTTCGACACGGTGCTCGGGTTCGTCACCCGGCGTACCGACAGCCCGCACGTGGCCGCGGACCTGACCGCCGACATCTTCCTGACTGCGCTCGAGCAGGCGCACACCTACGACGCCCGGCGCGGCACACCGGGCGCCTGGCTCCACGGCATCTCCCGCAACGTGCTGGCCGCGCACTTCCGGGGCAGTGCCCGCGAGCGGCGGGCCACCGCCCGGATCGCGGGCCGGCGGCTGCTGGACGACCAGGACGTCAGCGCCATCGAGGGCCGTATCGACGCCGCCCGCGACGCCCGGCAGTTGGCCGCGCGGCACGCCGCCCTGTCCGAGCCGCTGCGCGCGGTGCTGGACCTGGTGGCCCTGGACGGGCTGACCACCCGGGAGGCCGCGCAGGCCCTGGGGATCAGCGCGGCCACCGCCCGGGTGCGCCTGCACCGCGCCCGTAAGGCCTTGCAGCGCGTCGACACCCGGACCACCGCATCCCTCTACGCCGTCTCGGAGGCCCGCTCATGA
- a CDS encoding DUF6193 family natural product biosynthesis protein, whose translation MAAGSLAAALEVAAAEQGLTLGTVLSNDSDPLRTAGVASTAPGRETCWIFIGSESRWLNINGLCRGVQLLSGSTSDLGELARAAAGWRNGAMLREIEEAAPFVEVSEQAEAHERGPAQAVTAQWRLLLEDLRQEARRLGLARQTRALAETASAEPKLRQLYPFTSHWSLHFTTFTGFLYSWNVPFVDPLSDGHFRVCGPSRGSVIGEADTAEHAIALVIGGLPADCGPAVAGTANDLRNQQLS comes from the coding sequence GTGGCTGCCGGCAGTCTGGCCGCGGCCCTGGAGGTGGCTGCCGCCGAGCAGGGGCTCACCCTCGGCACGGTGCTGAGCAACGATTCGGATCCGCTGCGGACAGCTGGCGTCGCCAGCACGGCTCCTGGCCGGGAAACCTGCTGGATCTTCATCGGGTCGGAGAGCCGCTGGCTCAACATCAATGGCCTGTGTCGAGGCGTTCAGCTACTCTCGGGCTCGACCTCCGATCTGGGAGAGCTGGCCCGAGCTGCGGCAGGTTGGCGAAATGGGGCCATGCTCCGCGAGATCGAGGAGGCTGCCCCCTTCGTCGAGGTGAGCGAGCAAGCCGAGGCGCATGAGCGCGGTCCAGCCCAAGCAGTCACCGCGCAGTGGCGGCTCCTTTTGGAGGATCTGCGCCAGGAGGCACGCCGGCTCGGTCTCGCCCGCCAGACCCGGGCGCTCGCCGAAACGGCTTCGGCCGAACCGAAGTTGCGGCAGTTGTATCCGTTCACCAGCCACTGGTCACTTCACTTCACGACCTTCACCGGGTTCCTATACTCATGGAACGTGCCGTTCGTCGATCCGCTGAGCGATGGCCACTTTCGCGTTTGCGGTCCCTCCCGGGGGTCTGTGATCGGCGAGGCAGACACGGCTGAACACGCCATCGCCTTGGTGATAGGCGGTCTCCCAGCCGACTGTGGTCCAGCTGTCGCCGGCACCGCCAACGATCTGCGCAATCAGCAACTCAGCTGA
- the dnaB gene encoding replicative DNA helicase: MTQPEPADDHWPDHPPDDRPGPPQGVSPFRKKSASDDNRYSEGGGGFERVPPQDLDAEQSVLGGMLLSKDAIADVVEVLKGADFYRPAHETIYTAILDLYARGEPADPITTAAELTKRGEIARVGGAPYLHTLVNAVPTAANAEYYAEIVHERAVLRRLVEAGTRITQMGYAADGDVDEIVNNAQAEIYAVTEQRTSEDYLPLGDIMEGALDEIEAIGSRSGQMSGVPTGFTDLDSLTNGLHPGQMIVIAARPAMGKSTLALDFARTCSIANKMPSVIFSLEMGRNEIAMRLLSAEARVALHHMRSGTMTDDDWTKVARRMSDVTEAPLYIDDSPNLSMMEIRAKCRRLKQRNDLRLVVIDYLQLMQSGGSRRPESRQQEVSDMSRNLKLLAKELEVPVIALSQLNRGPEQRTDKKPMVSDLRESGSIEQDADMVILLHREDAYEKESPRAGEADLIVAKHRNGPTATITVAFQGHYSRFVDMAQT; encoded by the coding sequence GTGACCCAGCCCGAACCCGCCGACGACCACTGGCCCGACCACCCGCCGGACGACCGCCCGGGCCCGCCGCAGGGGGTCAGCCCGTTCCGTAAGAAGTCCGCTTCCGACGACAACCGCTACTCCGAGGGCGGCGGCGGTTTCGAGCGGGTCCCCCCGCAGGATCTCGACGCCGAACAGTCCGTGCTCGGCGGCATGCTGCTGTCCAAGGACGCCATCGCCGATGTCGTCGAGGTCCTCAAGGGCGCCGACTTCTACCGCCCCGCCCACGAGACCATCTACACCGCGATCCTCGACCTCTACGCCCGCGGTGAGCCCGCCGACCCGATCACCACTGCCGCAGAACTGACCAAGCGCGGTGAGATCGCCCGGGTCGGCGGCGCCCCCTACCTCCACACCCTCGTCAACGCCGTACCCACCGCGGCCAACGCCGAGTACTACGCGGAGATCGTCCACGAACGGGCGGTGCTGCGCCGGCTGGTCGAGGCCGGCACCCGGATCACGCAGATGGGATACGCGGCCGACGGCGACGTCGACGAGATCGTCAACAACGCCCAGGCCGAGATCTACGCCGTCACCGAGCAGCGCACCTCCGAGGACTACCTCCCGCTCGGCGACATCATGGAGGGCGCCCTCGACGAGATCGAGGCGATCGGGTCCCGCAGCGGCCAGATGTCCGGTGTCCCCACCGGCTTCACCGACCTGGACTCGCTCACCAACGGCCTGCACCCGGGCCAGATGATCGTCATCGCGGCCCGCCCCGCGATGGGCAAGTCCACGCTCGCGCTGGACTTCGCCCGTACGTGCTCCATCGCGAACAAGATGCCCAGCGTGATCTTCTCGCTCGAAATGGGCCGCAACGAGATCGCGATGCGCCTGCTGTCCGCCGAGGCGCGGGTCGCGCTGCACCACATGCGCTCGGGCACCATGACCGACGACGACTGGACCAAGGTCGCCCGCCGGATGTCCGACGTGACCGAGGCGCCGCTCTACATCGACGACTCGCCCAACCTGTCGATGATGGAGATCCGCGCCAAGTGCCGCCGCCTCAAGCAGCGCAACGACCTGCGGCTGGTCGTCATCGACTACCTCCAGCTGATGCAGTCCGGCGGTTCCCGCCGTCCCGAGAGCCGCCAGCAGGAGGTCTCGGACATGTCCCGGAACCTCAAGCTCCTGGCCAAGGAGCTGGAAGTCCCGGTCATCGCCCTCTCCCAGCTCAACCGTGGCCCCGAACAGCGCACCGACAAGAAGCCGATGGTCTCCGACCTGCGCGAATCCGGCTCGATCGAGCAGGACGCCGACATGGTGATCCTGCTCCACCGCGAGGACGCCTACGAAAAGGAGTCCCCCCGCGCGGGCGAGGCCGACCTGATCGTCGCCAAGCACCGCAACGGCCCCACGGCCACCATCACCGTGGCCTTCCAGGGCCACTACTCCCGCTTCGTGGACATGGCCCAGACCTGA
- a CDS encoding discoidin domain-containing protein, whose protein sequence is MRVTPQGLSLSRKRFRQSPQGIVLLVLVLIASAYLSIVASSSRAATPVLLSQGKPATASSVQDAFTANAAVDGDTGTRWSSAATDPQWLQVDLGSSQPITQVVLNWEAAYGKAFQIQVSDNGSTWNSIYSTTTGTGGVQTLSVTGTGRYVRMYGTARATQWGYSLWEFQVYGGSGGGGTPPASCGTTTAALGKPATASSTENAGTPASAAFDGNAGTRWSSAAADPQWVQVDLGSSQALCGAQLSWETAYAKAYQIQVSDNGSTWNTVYSTTTGPGGVENLSFNATGRYVRMYGTVRATPYGYSLWEFTLLTAGGGGTTPPPGGGDGSCPWVGSTAPVSTRVSQVMAQMTTAQKVSILHGNNNASPYIGNITGIPSLCIPNIGLQDGPHGVGDGLGGVTQMPSANASAATFDNALEQQYGAAIGAEFAGKGVQVALGPTLNIVRDPRWGRSFETFSEDPYLNGQMATADIKGIQSQGVMAEMKHVAVYNIENPAGTVIVDKRTMQELYLPAFQAAVQQGSPAAAMCAYSIVNNTPACQNPDLMNTGLYQQANFGGFITSDWGGTHSTVESANAGLTVEMPNGYFYADFLAQAVANGTVSQTTLNTMISRLLTQFFAFGLFDKAPSGSRDATVTTPAHVQVALQGAEEGTVLLKNNGILPLSTATTHSIAVIGWDGGAGVQSIGGGSATVTSSGTVWPITGIQNRVAGTGTTVQYNDATNLDSAVTLARGSDVAIVYASDNYGNEEHDTTTLDLPNNGGSQVKQNDMIAQVAAANPHTIVVLNNNSAINMPWLNQVAGVFEGFYPGQQIGTAMAALIFGDVNPSGKLPVTFPKSLADVPANTAAQWPGTNGQVQYSEGLNVGYRWYDAKNITPLFPFGFGLSYTTFGFSNLQVGALSGGNATVHVTVTNTGTRAGADVAQLYVGDPASTGEPVHQLRGYQRVTLNPGQSQTLTFTVSTHDLAYWNTGSSNWTTAAGNYQILLGDSSRSLPLTGTLTVPTTVNGAVAAAIGPKAATANSAAPATAAALSVPNPYGMSSPVHSAVDWAFDPADTAAHHTYTASGLPPGISLSASGRFTGSATRAGSYTVTVTVKDQAGATGSATFVWTTT, encoded by the coding sequence ATGAGGGTCACCCCACAAGGGCTCTCCCTATCCCGTAAACGTTTCCGCCAGTCACCGCAGGGTATTGTCCTGCTCGTCCTGGTCCTGATCGCCTCGGCGTATCTGTCGATCGTGGCGTCCTCGTCCCGCGCGGCCACCCCGGTCCTGCTCTCCCAGGGCAAGCCGGCCACCGCCTCGTCCGTACAGGACGCCTTCACCGCCAACGCGGCGGTCGACGGCGACACCGGCACCCGCTGGTCCAGCGCCGCCACCGACCCGCAATGGCTCCAGGTCGACCTCGGCTCCAGCCAGCCGATCACCCAGGTGGTACTGAACTGGGAGGCCGCCTACGGCAAGGCCTTCCAGATCCAGGTCTCGGACAACGGTTCCACGTGGAACAGCATCTACTCCACAACCACCGGCACCGGTGGCGTCCAGACCCTGAGCGTCACCGGCACCGGCCGCTACGTCCGGATGTACGGCACGGCCCGCGCCACCCAGTGGGGCTACTCACTGTGGGAGTTCCAGGTCTACGGCGGCTCCGGTGGCGGCGGCACCCCGCCCGCCTCCTGCGGTACGACCACGGCCGCGCTCGGCAAGCCCGCCACCGCGTCCTCGACCGAGAACGCCGGCACTCCCGCCTCGGCCGCCTTCGACGGCAACGCGGGCACCCGCTGGTCCAGCGCCGCCGCCGACCCGCAGTGGGTCCAGGTCGACCTCGGCTCCTCGCAGGCGCTCTGCGGCGCCCAGCTGAGCTGGGAGACCGCGTACGCGAAGGCGTACCAGATCCAGGTCTCGGACAACGGTTCCACGTGGAACACCGTCTACTCCACGACCACCGGTCCGGGCGGGGTGGAGAACCTCTCCTTCAACGCCACCGGCCGCTATGTGCGGATGTACGGCACGGTCCGCGCCACCCCGTACGGCTACTCGCTGTGGGAGTTCACCCTGCTGACGGCCGGCGGTGGCGGCACCACTCCGCCGCCCGGCGGCGGTGACGGCAGCTGCCCCTGGGTCGGGTCCACCGCCCCGGTCTCCACCCGCGTCTCGCAGGTGATGGCGCAGATGACCACCGCGCAGAAGGTGTCGATCCTGCACGGCAACAACAACGCCTCGCCGTACATCGGCAACATCACCGGCATCCCGTCGCTGTGCATCCCGAACATCGGTCTGCAGGACGGCCCGCACGGCGTCGGTGACGGGCTCGGCGGTGTCACCCAGATGCCGTCCGCCAACGCCTCGGCGGCGACCTTCGACAACGCGCTGGAGCAGCAGTACGGCGCCGCGATCGGTGCGGAATTCGCGGGCAAGGGCGTGCAGGTGGCGCTCGGCCCGACGCTGAACATCGTCCGCGACCCGCGCTGGGGCCGGTCCTTCGAGACCTTCAGCGAGGACCCGTACCTCAACGGGCAGATGGCCACCGCCGACATCAAGGGCATCCAGAGCCAGGGTGTGATGGCCGAGATGAAGCACGTGGCCGTCTACAACATCGAGAACCCGGCCGGCACGGTCATCGTCGACAAGCGGACCATGCAGGAGCTGTATCTGCCGGCCTTCCAGGCGGCGGTCCAGCAGGGCTCGCCGGCCGCGGCGATGTGCGCGTACAGCATCGTGAACAACACGCCGGCCTGCCAGAACCCGGATCTGATGAACACCGGCCTGTACCAGCAGGCGAACTTCGGCGGCTTCATCACCAGTGACTGGGGCGGCACCCACTCGACGGTGGAGTCCGCCAACGCGGGCCTGACGGTGGAAATGCCCAACGGCTACTTCTACGCGGACTTCCTGGCCCAGGCCGTCGCCAACGGCACCGTCAGCCAGACCACGCTCAACACGATGATCAGCCGGCTGCTCACGCAGTTCTTCGCCTTCGGGCTGTTCGACAAGGCGCCCAGCGGTTCGCGGGACGCCACCGTGACCACCCCTGCGCATGTCCAGGTCGCCCTGCAGGGCGCGGAGGAGGGCACCGTACTCCTCAAGAACAACGGCATCCTGCCGCTGTCCACCGCCACCACCCACTCGATCGCCGTGATCGGCTGGGACGGCGGCGCCGGTGTGCAGTCCATCGGCGGCGGCAGCGCCACGGTGACCAGCTCCGGCACGGTCTGGCCGATCACCGGCATCCAGAACCGGGTCGCGGGCACCGGCACCACCGTGCAGTACAACGACGCGACGAATCTGGACTCGGCCGTCACCCTGGCCCGCGGTTCCGACGTCGCGATCGTCTACGCCAGCGACAACTACGGAAACGAGGAGCACGACACCACCACACTGGACCTGCCCAACAACGGCGGCAGCCAGGTCAAGCAGAACGACATGATCGCCCAGGTGGCCGCGGCGAACCCGCACACCATCGTGGTCCTCAACAACAACTCAGCGATCAACATGCCGTGGCTGAACCAGGTCGCGGGCGTCTTCGAGGGCTTCTACCCGGGCCAGCAGATCGGCACGGCGATGGCGGCGCTGATCTTCGGCGACGTCAACCCGTCCGGCAAGCTGCCGGTCACCTTCCCGAAGTCGCTGGCCGACGTGCCCGCGAACACCGCGGCCCAGTGGCCCGGCACCAACGGGCAGGTGCAGTACAGCGAGGGCCTGAACGTCGGCTACCGGTGGTACGACGCCAAGAACATCACACCGCTCTTCCCGTTCGGCTTCGGTCTGTCCTACACCACCTTCGGCTTCAGCAATCTCCAGGTCGGCGCGCTCAGCGGCGGCAACGCCACGGTGCACGTCACCGTGACCAACACCGGGACGCGGGCGGGCGCGGACGTCGCGCAGCTCTACGTCGGCGACCCGGCCTCCACCGGGGAGCCGGTGCACCAGCTGCGCGGCTACCAGCGCGTCACCCTCAACCCGGGCCAGTCGCAGACGCTGACCTTCACGGTCAGCACCCATGACCTGGCCTACTGGAACACCGGCAGCAGCAACTGGACCACGGCCGCGGGCAATTACCAGATCCTGCTGGGCGACTCCTCGCGCAGCCTGCCGCTGACCGGCACGCTCACCGTGCCGACCACGGTCAACGGCGCCGTCGCCGCGGCCATCGGCCCGAAGGCGGCCACCGCGAATTCCGCGGCGCCCGCCACCGCGGCCGCCCTGTCCGTGCCCAACCCGTACGGCATGAGCAGCCCGGTGCACTCCGCCGTCGACTGGGCCTTCGACCCGGCCGACACCGCCGCGCACCACACCTACACCGCGTCCGGCCTGCCGCCGGGCATCTCGCTCAGCGCGAGCGGGCGCTTCACCGGCTCGGCGACCCGGGCCGGCAGCTACACGGTCACGGTCACCGTGAAGGACCAGGCCGGAGCCACCGGTTCCGCGACCTTCGTCTGGACCACCACCTGA
- a CDS encoding single-stranded DNA-binding protein, which yields MAGETVITVVGNLVDDPELRFTPSGAAVAKFRVASTPRTFDRQTNEWKDGESLFLTCSVWRQAAENVAESLQRGMRVIVQGRLKQRSYEDREGVKRTVYELDVEEVGASLRSATAKVTKTSGGGGRGGQQGGYGAGGGQGGGGWGGGPGGQQGGGGAPADDPWATSAPAGGGQPGAAGGGQGGGGWGGSSGSSGGGYSDEPPF from the coding sequence ATGGCAGGCGAGACCGTCATCACGGTCGTCGGCAATCTTGTCGACGACCCCGAGCTGCGCTTCACCCCGTCCGGTGCGGCGGTCGCGAAGTTCCGCGTCGCGTCCACTCCCCGCACCTTCGACCGGCAGACCAATGAGTGGAAGGACGGCGAGAGCCTGTTCCTGACCTGCTCGGTCTGGCGGCAGGCGGCGGAGAACGTCGCCGAGTCGCTTCAGCGAGGCATGCGCGTCATCGTGCAGGGCCGGCTCAAGCAGCGGTCGTACGAGGACCGCGAGGGCGTCAAGCGGACGGTCTACGAGCTGGACGTCGAAGAAGTCGGCGCCAGCCTCCGCAGCGCCACGGCCAAGGTCACCAAGACCAGCGGCGGTGGCGGTCGGGGCGGCCAGCAGGGTGGCTATGGCGCGGGCGGCGGCCAAGGTGGCGGCGGCTGGGGCGGCGGCCCCGGCGGCCAGCAGGGCGGCGGCGGTGCTCCCGCCGACGACCCCTGGGCCACCAGCGCACCGGCAGGCGGCGGCCAGCCGGGCGCCGCGGGCGGCGGGCAGGGTGGCGGCGGCTGGGGCGGAAGCTCCGGCTCGTCCGGCGGCGGCTACTCGGACGAGCCGCCCTTCTAG
- a CDS encoding class I SAM-dependent methyltransferase, protein MDEDREAGRITVELEGVPETLLWNLYQRSVEAGRPGRRLLDDPRAVELVERIDYPFERFGGDGMAQWHALRIACLDREVRRFLAAHPGGTVVALGEGLETQFWRVDDGRAHWLTVDLPETVAVREKLLPDAPPRRRTVACSALDLRWMDDIGPGTRPQDVLVTAQGLLMYLPPREVRRLIAACAERFPGGSFLFDALPRAMVARNQAGGMDTSGGYRAPRWQWGMDTGEYRKVASASPRIVEVRSLPLPRGRGLYAIAPVSHLLPGVRSMRMSIVAVRFGPADYRNDARA, encoded by the coding sequence ATGGACGAGGACAGGGAAGCGGGCCGGATCACGGTCGAACTGGAGGGCGTCCCCGAGACGCTGCTGTGGAACCTCTACCAGCGGTCGGTGGAGGCCGGCCGCCCCGGTCGCCGGCTGCTCGACGACCCCCGGGCGGTGGAACTGGTCGAGCGGATCGACTACCCCTTCGAACGCTTCGGCGGCGACGGCATGGCCCAGTGGCACGCCCTGCGGATCGCCTGCCTCGACAGGGAGGTGCGGCGCTTCCTCGCCGCGCACCCGGGCGGCACGGTGGTGGCACTCGGCGAAGGCCTGGAGACCCAGTTCTGGCGGGTGGACGACGGCCGGGCGCACTGGCTGACGGTGGATCTGCCCGAGACGGTGGCGGTACGCGAGAAGCTGCTGCCCGACGCCCCGCCGCGCCGCCGAACGGTCGCCTGCTCGGCGCTCGACCTGCGCTGGATGGACGACATCGGCCCCGGCACGCGGCCACAGGATGTGCTGGTCACCGCGCAGGGCCTGCTGATGTACCTGCCGCCGCGCGAGGTCAGGCGGCTGATCGCCGCCTGCGCGGAGCGCTTCCCCGGCGGGTCCTTCCTCTTCGACGCGCTCCCGCGGGCGATGGTCGCCCGCAACCAGGCCGGCGGCATGGACACCTCCGGCGGCTATCGCGCCCCGCGCTGGCAATGGGGCATGGACACCGGGGAATACCGCAAGGTCGCCTCCGCCTCGCCGCGGATCGTCGAGGTCCGCAGCCTGCCGCTGCCGCGCGGGCGCGGCCTGTACGCGATCGCCCCGGTCTCGCATCTGCTGCCCGGTGTGCGGTCGATGCGGATGTCGATCGTGGCGGTGCGCTTCGGCCCCGCCGACTACCGTAATGACGCGCGGGCCTGA
- the rplI gene encoding 50S ribosomal protein L9 translates to MSKIILTNEVSGLGAAGDIVDVKPGYARNYLIPRGFAIAWTKGGEKDVEQIRRARRIREIHSLEDANVVKAQLQSVKVKLSTRAGDTGRLFGSITPADIAAAIKAAGGPVVDKRRVEVSAPIKTLGAHRVSVRLHSEVEAVLDLEVVAA, encoded by the coding sequence ATGTCCAAGATCATCCTTACCAACGAGGTCAGCGGCCTGGGTGCCGCCGGCGACATCGTCGACGTCAAGCCGGGCTACGCCCGCAACTACCTGATCCCGCGGGGCTTCGCCATCGCGTGGACCAAGGGTGGCGAGAAGGACGTCGAGCAGATCCGCCGTGCCCGTCGCATCCGCGAGATCCACTCGCTGGAAGACGCGAACGTGGTGAAGGCCCAGCTCCAGTCCGTCAAGGTCAAGCTGAGCACCCGCGCCGGTGACACCGGCCGGCTCTTCGGCTCCATCACCCCGGCCGACATCGCTGCGGCGATCAAGGCCGCCGGTGGTCCGGTCGTCGACAAGCGCCGGGTCGAGGTCAGCGCCCCGATCAAGACGCTCGGTGCGCACAGGGTGTCGGTGCGGCTGCACTCCGAGGTCGAGGCTGTCCTCGACCTGGAGGTCGTGGCGGCGTAA